Genomic window (Armatimonadota bacterium):
GGGCGTGACGACTATGGACGCTTCAAGTCTTAGCCAAGGTGGACGCGAAGGAAGAGCGGGCTAGGACGCCCGGCCCTCGCTTCCGCCAGAAAGGAACGGTGGATCACGATGGCGAGGAGACCGGACAACACGAAGAGCGGGAACCTGGCGGAACGGCTGCGAGCGCTGGTCGCGTCGAACGACACGAGGTTCATCCAGGAAGAACTCGCGACCGAACGCGTCGAGGACATCGCGTCCGCGTTGGGCCGCCTTCCTCTTGAGGAGGGGCTCGAAATCCTGTCGCACCTTGAAGAGCTCCAGGCCGCGAACGTCATGGTCGAACTACCGACCGAGACGGCACGCCGGTTCGCGTCGGAACTTCCCGATCCGATCCTGGCCGCTTATCTTGACGTCCTTCCGATGGACGACGCGATCGATCTCCAAGAGGAGCTCGACCCTGAGCGGTTCGAAGCGCTCCTTCAGGTCATTCCTGACGAGGACGCCAAAGAGATCCGCCGCCTGATGCGCTATCCGAGGGGGTCCGTCGGCCGGATCATGACCGAGCGCTTCTTCGAAGTGCGTCCGGACACCACGATGTGGCAGCTCCTCGCCGATCTTCGAACGGCACCGCTCGAGAAGTACGAGACCGTCAACGACGTCTACGTCCTCGACGAAGAGGGGTTCCTCCAGGGCGTGTTCAGCCTTCGAAAGGCGTTGAGGGCCGACCCAGCGACCGAGGCCTCGGAGATCATGAAGCGGGACATGGTCGTCTCGCACGCAGATGAACCGGACGAAGACGCCGCGCGGCGCATGGCCAAGTACGGGTTCTACGGTCTCCCGGTCCTGAACGAGCGGGGCCGGATGATGGGGCTGTTCACGGGTGACGACGCCCAGACGATCCTTCGCGAGGCCGACACGAAGGACGTGCTCGCCCTTGGTGCCGTTTCGGGTACCGCCGAGTCCTACGTCTCGCTCGACGTCTGGCAGTTGTTCAGAAGGCGGTTCCCCTGGCTCCTTGGTCTGTTCGTCGCGGAGTCCTTGACGGGCCAGGTCATGCGCCACTACGGTCGCGGCGAAGACCTCAATTTGGCCCCGCTGACGTTTTTCATCCCGTTGATCATCGGCGCGGGTGGAAACAGCGGGTCCCAGGTCACGACGACCATCACCCGCGCTTTGGCGATCGGCGAGATCAATCCGAAGGACTGGTTCCTGGTGTTCCGGCGCGAAATGGCGACGGCGCTTCTCATCGGAGCCGCGCTCGGGGTCGCTGGGTATTTCCGGGCGAGTCTGCCTTTCCCGCTCGGATGGTCGAGCGGGGCGACGCTCTCGATGGTCGTCGCGACGTCGTTGCCCGTCATCGTGCTTTGGGCCGCGACCGTCGGATCGGTGCTCCCCTTGCTCGCCAAGGCCGTCCGGCTCGACCCGGCCGTCATGAGCGCGCCCTTCATCTCGACGTTCGTGGACGCGACGGGCCTGATCATCTACTTCGAGATCGCCCTTGGCTTCTTTAAGACCCACTTACAATAGGCACGGTCTGCCCGTAGGATTGCCGGGACCGGACGAACCGCACTGAACCGACCGGCGCGGAGCGGCGTCAAATTTCGTGTCGCCGGCCAAAAATTGCGGAACAATCCCGTATCATGGTCGAGTTTCCCGTGGTGTGGGGCTCCGCACCCGTCGCGGACGAACCGACGCTTTCAAGAAGACATGTTGACGATCAAGACCCTTCGTAACCTGGCGATCGCTGCAACCGCCCTGGCGCCGTCTGCAGCCGTCGTCGCTCAGACGCCTCAATCCATGGCTCCTGCGGACCGCGACCTGGTCCTGCGCGACATGGAGAAGTACATCACCCAGAACGCCTATGTTCCGGGAGTGGACTTCACGAAATGGCCTGCCCTCGTCGCCAAACACAAAGGCGAGATCGATAAGGCCGACGACCAGATCAAGTTCACCAAGGTCATGAACGAGGCGTTGGAGGAGTTCGGCTTCAGCCACATCGTCCTCTTCTCGCCGCAACTGGCGGAAGCCCGGACGAACCGGAAAATGGTCGGACTCGGCATCCGGATCCAGCCTGAAGAGAAGGGCCTTCGGATCGTCATGATCTTCCCGGGAACGCCCGCCTTCGAAGCCGGCATGCACGAGGGCGACCTCATCATCGAGCGCGACGGCAAGCCCGTCAAGACGACGAACGACCTCGCGGGCGAAGAAGGCTCCAAGGTCAAGGTGACGGTCGACCGCAGCGGCTCCCGCAAGGACTTCGACATCACCCGCCGCGCGTTCTCGACCGACGTCCCCGAGACGATCAAATGGATCGATAAGGAAACGGCGATGGTGACGGTCCCGACGTTCGACCTCGGCTACAAGAAGTCGCGCGTGACCGACATCATGAACGAGGCGATGACGGCGAAGAACCTCATCCTCGACCTTCGCAGCAACGGCGGCGGCCAGGTCATCAACCTGCTCCATCTCTCGAGCTTCTTTATGGAAACGAACGTCCCGCTGGGCACGTTCGTGAACCGGAGCATGGCCAACGCCTTCGCGAAGGAAACGGGCAAGCCTGGCACCGACGCGCTCGAGGTGGCCAAGTGGTCCAAGAGCAAGCTCTATCCGAGTTTCGCGCGTTCCGAGCATTTCGAGGGCAAGATCGTCGTCCTCGTCAACGGCGGGACGGGGAGCGCGAGCGAAATGATGGCCGCGGCTCTCAAAGAGCAGAAGGGCGCCAAGATCGTCGGTTCGAAGTCGGCCGGTGCCGTGCTCGCGTCGCTGATGACGCCGATCGCCCAACGGTTCGTGCTGCAGTACCCGGTCATGGACTACGTCACCGTCAAGGGTCACAGGCTGGAAGGCAACGGGCTCGTCCCGGACGTTTCCGCCCCCGCGGCCCAATTCGGAAAGGAAGACGAAGCGGTCAAGCTCTCGCTCAAAGTCTTCACGTCGACGGACTGAATCCCCGTTGGCTCGACGAAAACGTAGGCCGCTCCACCCTTCGGGATGGAGCGGCCTCTTCATTGGCCCGGGAACCTTAAGCGATGAGCTTGCGGAACTGGTGTTTGCCGACTTTCAAGACCTTCCCGGCTAGTGCGTCGACCGCCAATTTCGCAAAGGGGTCTTCGACTTTCTCGCCGTCCAGGCTGACGCCGCCCTGCTTGATGATGTCCCGCGCGTTGCCGTTGCTCTTGGCCATCCCGAGCGCGGCGATGAGGGCGGCCAGCGGGACGTGGCCGTCCTGCACGAGGTCTGTCGGGACCTGGGCTTCCTCGGCCTCGACGGGCTGCTGCCGCTGGCTGAACGTCTCCCTGAAATAGGCGTCGGCGGCGTCGGCCGCTTCGGCGGAATGATAGAGGGAGACGATCTCCTTGGCCAGACGTTTTTTCGCCTCGTAGGGGTTGTCTGAAACGGCGGAACGGACCTCGTCCATCGGGACGTCGGTGCAGAGCTCGAACCAGTTGACGAGGAGTTCGTCGGGGATCGACATCGTCTTTCCGTACATGTCGTCCGGCGTGTCGATGACGCTGATGTAGTTGCCGAGCGACTGCGACATCTTCTCTTTGCCGTCGGTGCCGATCAGGAGCGGGCACAACATGACGACCTGGCTCTCTTGGCCAAAGTCGGCCTGTAGGTCGCGACCGACGAGGTTGTTGAACTTTTGGTCGTTGCCGCCGAGTTCGACGTCCGACCGGACCATGACCGAGTCGTAGCCTTGGCAGAGCGGGTACAGGATCTCGTGCATCGAGATCGGCCGGTGCTCGTTCCAACGTTTCGTAAAGTCGTCGCGCTCCATGATCCGGGCGACCGTGTACTTGCTGCAGAGCTTGATCACGTCGGCGAAGCCCATCGTCCCGAGCCAGTCGGCGTTGTACGTGATCTCCGTCTTGTCCGGGTCGAGGATCTTGTAGACCTGTTCGCTCACTGCGGCGACGTTGCGCTGGACGTCTTCGCGGGTGAGTTGCGGGCGGGTCTTGCTCTTGCCGCTGGGATCGCCGATCTGGGCGGTGAAGTCTCCGATGATCAAGACGGCGGTGTGCCCGAGCCGTTGAAAGTCGCGGAGCTTGCGGAGGACGACCGCCCATCCGAGGGTCACGTGGGCGACGGTCGGGTCGACGCCGAGCTTGACGCGCAAGGGCTTTCCCGACTCCAGCTTCTTACGCAGGTCGGCTTCGCTGATGATCTCGCACGTACCCCGGCGCAGCAGGGCGAGTTGCTCGTCCACGGTCATGGGAAGGTCGATTATAGCGTTTGGGACCGGTGGAACCGGAGTCCGACCGTAGGGTCGGCAAACGTCCGCCTGACAGGTCCGGTCGAACGGCGTCCCTGTGCACCGGACCGGTCGCTGAGGTACAATGAACCCCTTCGCGCGGGTGGCGAAATTGGTAGACGCACTACCTTGAGGTGGTAGCGCCCACAAGGCATGAAGGTTCGAGTCCTTTCCCGCGCACCATGATTCTTCGTAGGTTCAATTGAACCCGCCTCTTGGGCCCTTGTAGCCCACTCTTCTGGGCTACAACAGGTAGATATCCGTTGCGATCGCGGCCCTTTGTGGCTGAGAAAAAGTCCGTAAAATCGCAGGCATGAGGCCCATCTGCGTCGCGTCCCGCTTCCATCCAGTTGGGCAGGGGCTTTTCTATTCCGCTCACTTTTGTAGCGGGACAGACCGCCGATTCACATACGTGTTCGACTGCGGCACTCTTTCGAAGCAAGCCTGGCTCGCGCGCGAAATCAAGGGGCTAGGGGTTCCTCTCAACGGCGACCGGATTGACCTGCTCTGCATCTCCCACTTCGACCGTGACCACGTAAGTGGTGTCCGACGAATTCTTGCCGACCATGGCACGCGCGTGATTGTGATGCCGTACATGTCCTTGGCTGAACGGTTGGCGCTAGCCGTGGAAGACGATGCTGCAGACGACTACCTTGAATTCTTGATCGACCCGGCCGGTGCGCTTGTAGGAGCCGAAGGTGACAGCACTCAGGTTATCTTCATTGCAGCGGGGCCCGATCCAAGCGATCCTCCAAGCACGGACAGAGATGACCCTGATCGGCACTCAAACGAGGGTGACAACTATTCATTCGAACCTGACTTGCCAGAAGGAGATCCCAGTAGCGAGGCAGACTCACCACTTTCGAGTCCCCAGCTAAAGGGGCGCATTCGCATCTGCACGCACGATCAGCCGATCAATCTGCGGGGGCTTTGGGAGTTCGTTTTCTATAACGAGAACAGGCCCGACGTGAATCTCACTCATCTTGAAAAGCAAATCCTGGCATTGATAGCTAAGCACAAGGATGCGCGTGGAAAGTTCCAGTCAGCTGACTTCCTGCCCCAGGTTCGCAAGCTCTACGAGTCCACCTTTGGAACTGGCGGTCGAAATGCGAATCGAATTTCACTGGTATTGTTCTCCGGGCCCCAAGGTAGACGTCAACTCGATTGGCGACGCCATCATCCCTTTGAGATTGAATGCTATTGGTGTCTGGCCGAGCGGCTGCATTGTCTCCACCCCGACGATCAAGTTCATGCACGTGGTCACCTGATTGCAGGCAGCCTTCTTACCGGGGACATCTTCTTTGACAAGCCTGGAGCTGTCTTGGCAGCTCAGCGGCACTTCACTCGCAGGCGATGGAACAGGATCGAGACGCTTCAGGTTCCTCACCATGGCTCTAGCCATTCTTGGCATTCCGGCGCAGCAGACCTTTTTTCTCACTCGGTTAGCGTGGTGTCAGCAGCTTCCACCAACCGGAAGCACCCAGGCAAACTGGTGATTGAAGACTTGGATGCTACGTGGTTGGTGCGTGTGGACGAGCACAGGGGGCACTCGACATTTGGATGGATCTAGGCTACGCAGATTGGACTTGGGTCACCTCTGAATTGCCGTCCTCACACCGTAGATGATCCCAGAAGCGCTCCATCCACCGCCGTTTTTGTTCGATTTTCACGTGCGAATACCCATCGGTGGTACTACGCGCCGAATGCCCTGCGAGGGCCATGACCACCGTCCGAGGCGCTTCGACCTCATTGTCCATGAGGCTGATAAAGGTATGCCGGAGCTCGTGCGGGCTCACCCGAGGCACCTCCGCCTTCGTGCATGCCGCAGTGAGCTCCCGAGTGATGTTCTTTGGCCGGACATATCCGCCCTTCGAATCGGAGCACACCCAGATCCCACTCACTTGGCCAGCGTTCAGCAGAACTTCAAGCATCCCTTCGGACAAAGGGATGTCCCTTCGACTGTTGCTGGTCTTCAGAGACTGAGACACTTCGCAGCGTCCCTTGAGCTGAAGCACCTGCTGCCTGACTGAGAGCACGGCATCTTTGGAACAAGCCGCTCGAGTGACGCCGAGTGCTTCGCCGAGCCGTAGCCCGGCGCATCCTGCGAGCACCACAAATGGTCTCACGAGCGGCCCAGCAGCCGCGATTAGGGCCCTTAGCTCGTCGAAGGTCAGGGCGGTCTTTTCAACGGCATCCTTGGGCGCTAGACGCACAAACGCGAGGGGGTTGGAGACGATGATTTCGTCTGCCATCGCCAGCCGCAAAATGCCGGAGAGCACGATCTTCACTTTGCCGACACTCGACGCCTTCATGTCCTTTCCAAGTCCATTGAAAAAGAGTTGGAGCTCAGGTCGTTTAAGCTCTCTCAGGTCACGGTGCCCGAACTCTGGAACTACGTACTTGTCCATGGCCCAGCCAATCTGAGCAAGCCAATTCTGGCTTCGATGCTTGACCGTGGGAAGGTACACGTTCGAGTAAAAGGAGAATAGGGAGTAGTCGTCGGTCGTTCCGAATGACTTGGCCGCTTTGCGCGCGGCCTCGTCACTTGATGCGCCGAAGTAGTTCTTGCGTTTGAGGGTAACTGGATCGATTCCCTTTGCGGCCCAGAGCCCGGGTCGATGCTTCACTTCGTATGCTTTTGGTGTCTTCATGTCTGGGTTCTAGCACTTGGTCTCGCTCGGCGCGAAGTAGACAGATGGCTTCGTCTAAGTCGTCATAGGCATACCAGTCCCTCCGAAGCGGGCGGATGATTCGCCGGGCGCGAAGCTCTTCGAACATCGTCTTGGAGCAGCCAAGGTACAGGCGAGCCCCTGCGCTGTTGGTTCCGGCCGCCGGTCGAGGACTGTGGCTCATCTGGAACTCAGTGTCTCCGAGCCCTCGGAGAGGGACAGCTTCTTTCTTGACTTCTTTAGGCGGGACTAAAGCGCCCCAACCGAGAACCGAGTAGCATTCGAGGCAACAGGATTGAAGTGCCTGCTATGTCAAACGCGGCCACCAGAGACCCCGCCCAACAGATCATTGACGACCTTACCGAAGAACTCGAAGCACTACAACCTCGGGCTCTTGCCGCTGCGTCTTCGGTAACCGGAAGTAACTTCTCCCTTCAGAGTCTAAACGCAAAGATTGGAAGCAAATACAACGTCTATATGGACAGCGTGAGGGAGTCGTTCCAAAACGAACGAGACTTTCTCGCTCGATGGTTTCAGGGACTTCATGAGGCCTATTTGAAGGATAAAGCTGAGGAGGAAGCCCGAGAGGCCCGTGGCTGGCCGTCGCATCTTGATAACAAGTCCTCAACTCGACAGATACGCCTGCTTCAGAACCCTATTGTTCTTGAATATGCCAAAAAGCTCATTGTCCGCACCTTCTACCGAACGAGGCACGAGAGAACTCGTCACAAGCCACATGAGGATCTTTGGTCGCTTTGGTTCAATGAGAACAAGCAGATTTGGGGCCTGTTGATTTCGCCCGCCTATCGCAATGACGAATGGGTCAACGATAAGAGCGAAATGAGGCGAGCAGCGTTCGGCTACTGGACGGTTGGGCACATTCTGTCAACGGGGTTAGTGGTGCCCGGTAGCCGGGACAAGACGGAGTTTGCTGATGTAAATCAGTTGACGACCTTCTATCGAAATGTCCTCAGCAAGGGTTCTTGCTCACATTATGAGCAGGCCATTTACGATAAGTATATCGACTACGTCCGCAATTCGAGCAATCCCGACACGGAACCCTTGCTTATCCCTGAACTGCGCTACGAGGGTCGAGACAAGCAGCATAAGTACAGGTTGGACTTCTCCATTCTAAACTCCCACGTCCAGGAGCAGACGGGGTTTGAGCTCAGCCCAGCGTCCACGCACATGAACGTCAATGATACTGCGACGCCTATGACAAGGACGGCGGCAAACGCTTCGGTTTCAAAGAAGTGGAGCACTGAGATGCAGAAGCGGAACGATTACTTCGCCAAATTTGGCATCTCGGTCGTCACCTTTGCCGACTCTGATCTGCAGGAAATAGATAGCTGTTGGACAGTGATGAGGAGCTATCTCAAGAAGCGCCCTACGAAACCTCTGGTACTTGAAGATGAGCTTGACGCGCTCTTGAAGATTTAGTCGACGGGTAAGTCGGGAAAGCGGAAATGGCGTAGTCGGGCTCATCGACCTCTTGTAATGAGCCGGAAAAGCAGGGACAAGACAGCTCGCACAATGCCGACAAGTACATGGGCGCACGCCATCCAAAGCTTCTCTATGAAGCTCTGGCCACGAGGCCCGAACAGCCACGAAATCAGCACAGACAGGAAGCCGAAGGTGACCAAAAGTTCCAGCAAGTGGCCGAACCACAGTCGGAACACGAAATCAAGAGTCCGACCAAGTGACCCGAGAATGTGCGGGCCAATGGAGAAGCCAAGGACGCAGAGTCCCAAGATAAGAATTGGCCGAAGGTTGACCGAAGGCGTGCCGCGCGTAAGCTGGCGGCTACCACACTGTGAGCAAACCCGTGAGTTCACCGCGCTGACGTGGCCCTCGGGGCATCGCCGGTGACCCAGCGACGATCCGCATCCACCACAAAAAGGAGATCCGCGACGGGCAGCCCTGCCGCACTTCAAGCAAAGGATCACGAACTCACCTCCGTGCTAGCCTCTATAGCTGCGATGGTCGGCAGGGTAGTCACCCTCACTTCCAAACTCGGAAACTGGCTGGCCAGGGCCCGAATCAGTCGGCAGCGTCGTTTGCCGGTCGTCGCAAACAGCAGAGTTAGCGAACGGTTCGGATAGGTTGCCTTAAAGACCCCGAACTTAATGTAGGCATCGTAACTCTCCAGCTTTGCCTTTAGCTTGGAAGCCGAAGCATGCCCAAGGTCAACTTCCACAAAAACAGCTGCAGTCGGCTTTAGGATTGCTCCGTCTGGCCTCACATCAACCAGCGCGGAACGCACGCCGTGGGGGATGGAGAACCGATGTCGCACTTGCTGTTCATGGAGCCATGTCGAGCCACCAGCAAGCGCAATTCGCGCGTCGACGACCGCTATGGAGTGCGCGATGAAGCGAGGTGACCCCGTTCGCCCTGACACAAGAGCGGCAACCCGAGGCTCCAAAAGAGAGGCAGCCTTTCGCTTCACGGCATACAGGAAGAGGGCCGATTCCGAGAGGTGTTCCTGACCCAACCGTCGAATGAGGCCAGCCTTGCGAAGGGAGAGCAGCCTCGCATTGGCTCGCTGAGTGGAGCTAAAGAACCCCAAGGCAATGAGTTGGTTACGATTCACCACTTGGTGGAGCGCGATTTCTGTGAGCAGATTACGATCACGGGTGGTCAGCCTCACAGGTCACCTCCCAGTGTCCAGGGAGTGTCGTGAGACGTGAATCGCTCCCGTACGGTCACTGAGCGCTTGAGGTGAGCTTCAGCCTCTGCGCGAGGCAGAGCTCGCTTCAACACTTCCGTGCGATAGGTTTGCAAAACATCGTTCGTTGCCTGGATGTCGTGTAATTTGACTTTGCAAAACAGCGCCTCGTCGCCGCGCGGCATGAGCAGTGCTTCACCCGGAGCGAAGGAGACGAGCTCGTCCGCCGTGAATCCTTCGGGCAGTTCTCGCTCCAATTCTCGGGCATCCTGGTAGCCGCAGGA
Coding sequences:
- a CDS encoding MBL fold metallo-hydrolase, which encodes MRPICVASRFHPVGQGLFYSAHFCSGTDRRFTYVFDCGTLSKQAWLAREIKGLGVPLNGDRIDLLCISHFDRDHVSGVRRILADHGTRVIVMPYMSLAERLALAVEDDAADDYLEFLIDPAGALVGAEGDSTQVIFIAAGPDPSDPPSTDRDDPDRHSNEGDNYSFEPDLPEGDPSSEADSPLSSPQLKGRIRICTHDQPINLRGLWEFVFYNENRPDVNLTHLEKQILALIAKHKDARGKFQSADFLPQVRKLYESTFGTGGRNANRISLVLFSGPQGRRQLDWRRHHPFEIECYWCLAERLHCLHPDDQVHARGHLIAGSLLTGDIFFDKPGAVLAAQRHFTRRRWNRIETLQVPHHGSSHSWHSGAADLFSHSVSVVSAASTNRKHPGKLVIEDLDATWLVRVDEHRGHSTFGWI
- the mgtE gene encoding magnesium transporter, with amino-acid sequence MARRPDNTKSGNLAERLRALVASNDTRFIQEELATERVEDIASALGRLPLEEGLEILSHLEELQAANVMVELPTETARRFASELPDPILAAYLDVLPMDDAIDLQEELDPERFEALLQVIPDEDAKEIRRLMRYPRGSVGRIMTERFFEVRPDTTMWQLLADLRTAPLEKYETVNDVYVLDEEGFLQGVFSLRKALRADPATEASEIMKRDMVVSHADEPDEDAARRMAKYGFYGLPVLNERGRMMGLFTGDDAQTILREADTKDVLALGAVSGTAESYVSLDVWQLFRRRFPWLLGLFVAESLTGQVMRHYGRGEDLNLAPLTFFIPLIIGAGGNSGSQVTTTITRALAIGEINPKDWFLVFRREMATALLIGAALGVAGYFRASLPFPLGWSSGATLSMVVATSLPVIVLWAATVGSVLPLLAKAVRLDPAVMSAPFISTFVDATGLIIYFEIALGFFKTHLQ
- a CDS encoding tyrosine--tRNA ligase; the encoded protein is MTVDEQLALLRRGTCEIISEADLRKKLESGKPLRVKLGVDPTVAHVTLGWAVVLRKLRDFQRLGHTAVLIIGDFTAQIGDPSGKSKTRPQLTREDVQRNVAAVSEQVYKILDPDKTEITYNADWLGTMGFADVIKLCSKYTVARIMERDDFTKRWNEHRPISMHEILYPLCQGYDSVMVRSDVELGGNDQKFNNLVGRDLQADFGQESQVVMLCPLLIGTDGKEKMSQSLGNYISVIDTPDDMYGKTMSIPDELLVNWFELCTDVPMDEVRSAVSDNPYEAKKRLAKEIVSLYHSAEAADAADAYFRETFSQRQQPVEAEEAQVPTDLVQDGHVPLAALIAALGMAKSNGNARDIIKQGGVSLDGEKVEDPFAKLAVDALAGKVLKVGKHQFRKLIA
- a CDS encoding PDZ domain-containing protein — translated: MLTIKTLRNLAIAATALAPSAAVVAQTPQSMAPADRDLVLRDMEKYITQNAYVPGVDFTKWPALVAKHKGEIDKADDQIKFTKVMNEALEEFGFSHIVLFSPQLAEARTNRKMVGLGIRIQPEEKGLRIVMIFPGTPAFEAGMHEGDLIIERDGKPVKTTNDLAGEEGSKVKVTVDRSGSRKDFDITRRAFSTDVPETIKWIDKETAMVTVPTFDLGYKKSRVTDIMNEAMTAKNLILDLRSNGGGQVINLLHLSSFFMETNVPLGTFVNRSMANAFAKETGKPGTDALEVAKWSKSKLYPSFARSEHFEGKIVVLVNGGTGSASEMMAAALKEQKGAKIVGSKSAGAVLASLMTPIAQRFVLQYPVMDYVTVKGHRLEGNGLVPDVSAPAAQFGKEDEAVKLSLKVFTSTD
- a CDS encoding replication-relaxation family protein is translated as MRLTTRDRNLLTEIALHQVVNRNQLIALGFFSSTQRANARLLSLRKAGLIRRLGQEHLSESALFLYAVKRKAASLLEPRVAALVSGRTGSPRFIAHSIAVVDARIALAGGSTWLHEQQVRHRFSIPHGVRSALVDVRPDGAILKPTAAVFVEVDLGHASASKLKAKLESYDAYIKFGVFKATYPNRSLTLLFATTGKRRCRLIRALASQFPSLEVRVTTLPTIAAIEASTEVSS
- a CDS encoding topoisomerase II — encoded protein: MSNAATRDPAQQIIDDLTEELEALQPRALAAASSVTGSNFSLQSLNAKIGSKYNVYMDSVRESFQNERDFLARWFQGLHEAYLKDKAEEEAREARGWPSHLDNKSSTRQIRLLQNPIVLEYAKKLIVRTFYRTRHERTRHKPHEDLWSLWFNENKQIWGLLISPAYRNDEWVNDKSEMRRAAFGYWTVGHILSTGLVVPGSRDKTEFADVNQLTTFYRNVLSKGSCSHYEQAIYDKYIDYVRNSSNPDTEPLLIPELRYEGRDKQHKYRLDFSILNSHVQEQTGFELSPASTHMNVNDTATPMTRTAANASVSKKWSTEMQKRNDYFAKFGISVVTFADSDLQEIDSCWTVMRSYLKKRPTKPLVLEDELDALLKI
- a CDS encoding site-specific integrase; this translates as MKTPKAYEVKHRPGLWAAKGIDPVTLKRKNYFGASSDEAARKAAKSFGTTDDYSLFSFYSNVYLPTVKHRSQNWLAQIGWAMDKYVVPEFGHRDLRELKRPELQLFFNGLGKDMKASSVGKVKIVLSGILRLAMADEIIVSNPLAFVRLAPKDAVEKTALTFDELRALIAAAGPLVRPFVVLAGCAGLRLGEALGVTRAACSKDAVLSVRQQVLQLKGRCEVSQSLKTSNSRRDIPLSEGMLEVLLNAGQVSGIWVCSDSKGGYVRPKNITRELTAACTKAEVPRVSPHELRHTFISLMDNEVEAPRTVVMALAGHSARSTTDGYSHVKIEQKRRWMERFWDHLRCEDGNSEVTQVQSA